The genomic segment CGACCAGAAAAGACACCGCGGTGTTGCTGTGGTGGTGCTTCTCTTGGGATGGTCTTCCGGGCAGTTGCTTGTACAAAGAAGAACTGGCATTGCTGACGTGGTTCCCAGTGGCTTTCTTTGAGTTCCCACTTGGGACACAGTTGATCCAGGAGCATAGCTTGCTTTTCCAGACACCCAGGCCACAGAGGGCAGGAACAGTCCGAACCTCCCTCTCTTTTTTCGGTGGTGTCTCTGAGTgcctgtaaaccccccccccccaatacctatGGTGCCCTTGTGCCAAAACCTGCTTGCCATTCTAGATACTGGATGGCCAAATCCCCCTGCCGTGTGGTCTGGGCACATCAGTGATGAGTTTggggtaaggaaggagaccgtATGCCTGGAGAGGAGTGTTCCTTCCTTTGTTTGGTTTGTTTGAATCCTGAAAGTGGGATCAGATTGATCTGGAGAAGTGGtcaaaaaaacacaattttgttTTCAAACTCATGCAACTCCACAGTTGCCCTGTGATATTTTATGTTTCCCTTCCTCTTAACTTTGTATAATAATGGAGTTATTATGCAATAATAATGGAGTTATTATGCAATGAAAGGGAAATTGAAATTAGCACGTTGGGTAAAACAAGTAAAATTACCTGTATCTTACGAAGCGTGCATtatgccttaaataaaacttaaaggtgctcctggactcaaactttggtctgctgcttcagaccccacATATCTGAATCTAACAAAATTATATTTGCCTTAATTTTCTTAAATTTTCTCCCTGGAGTTTCTGGtgctcttctgtttgtttgtggcTCAAGAACAGTATTTAAAGACAGAGGGTTGGTGTGCAACTTTCAGTGTTTTTTATCTGCTTCACTGGAATGCTAAAAAATACCATTTGTTCATGGGAGGATTTTAATTAAAAGTTAGCTTTTCTGTCTCTCAGCCTGTAGTTTGGTCCTTATATCTTTGGTGTCTGGAGAATATAACCAGTTGGGCTATAGAGGGGCCAGGCCAGAAAAACAAATTTGGCCCTGCCTCTTGTGGCCTCCCCAATGAAAGGGGAATTGATAGGATAACTCCATTTCTTTCCCGTCCCATTCATCACTGAGCCAGATGAAAGGTGGGACagggaccatttatttattttaagaaaaagagGCAGTTTGGAGTTTGGAGACTTCTTTCCTGCCTTCCCACAATCAAACTTGATGGTCTTTTTGGTATGGGAAGTGATGATCCCTTATGTGACAAAGAAATGCCCAGCACAAGTTATATTAGAGCAAAAATATTCTCCTACTTACTTTGAGCGGTGATGTGCTTTGATTTCCCATTAAATCAGTTTAGTGTTGCTTGTCGTAGGAGGCAGCTGCTGCTTGTCCTCTCCAGAACTCTGCATGTTTCCTATTCAGTCCTGCCCCACCAgagcgagggggaggggggagggaggggggagtcgaGCTCTAGAGAAACCTCGGCAGTTTGTGAGGCTTCTTCCAGACGGGTCTCAGTGCTGACGGGATGTGGTGCTATCCTTGCTTTAAAGACCCCAGTGCGAGTCACAACAGCACGGAAGGAAGAGTGGCCCACGAAGCGCTGCAGTTGGAGAAACGGCTGAGCCTTCTGTCGCACACCAGCCATCGCGGGAGTGGAGGTAAGAACAAACTATGTTCTCCAGGTTGCCTTTTAATCTCAGTTTCTGAGCCATTTGCCAGAATGTGGACCTtttctgaacttgctgagatctGTGGATCAGATCTATCAATTTGCCCCTGTTTTCGATCTATGGCTGAACTCCCAGTTATCCCTCTGCCGTGCAAAATCTTCTCTCGCCTTCCCCTCAATACCTGTGTCCACTGCTGGCagcaggaggctggggaggagcCAAGACAGGGCAGCAGGTGGTAATTTGGGGCTGTCCTCAGTGagatggcagctgccatggctgcctGCAGGAACGCTCTCTCTTAAAGAGGGCTTGGCCGTGAGCAGTGTCAGGAGCAGCCGTTCTGTCATGCAGCTGTCTAGGGACATGGCTCATCTTGTCAGCCAGTCTGCAAAGGAGGCGCTGTGCCCGGTCTCTGCTCATAAATGGGAGAAGTGCCTGGTCTGAGTCGGGTGAGGGGAAGCTGTGGAGCAAGTTAGCTGTATAGGAGAGGTCTTCTGGGTTTGCTGCGGAGGGATTTCAGCAGGCAGTGTGCCATCGGCCAGGATGCCTCAGCTCCACATGAGCAACGAACGCTTCTCCCCTGCTACATCCAAGCCATTAGGAAAGAGATCAGCCTACGAACGTGCCAAAGGAGAGCTCCTCGTGTCACAATCTGAAGCATTCTGTTGCATGGAAGGTCATCTGCCTGTATTTTTCttcctgctttatttatttatatatatattgtatttatatactgccttccccgaaGGTTCAGGTTGGTTTACGTGAAACTAGACCAATACAGGTAACAAtccatttgtaataataacatggtgataacaacattaacataataataacaagaacaacattatagaacggtgggaactgcaaagagcatcagctaaactcatactgaggcccagtgggttgggcagatttgtagtagtcgtcgtaggagggaggctcgggggccaatGGAGAAGTGGTGGTCCAGGTcgacaaccaaatgcctggcggaggagctcccttttgctggccctgaacaagttccgtcagggccctgatctcctctgtgaTCTTCCATGTGCAGACAGTTTAATTTGGATGATGAATTGCCTTTTTTTATCCTAGGTGATGACAGAAGTTTATCCAGTTCGTCTTCAGACACAAGCCACTCTGATGCCAGTGTTGGCAGTCGGTTGACAATCTGGCCCGACCACTCCTCAGCCAGTACTTCCCAAGAGAGCCATGGACTCGCTGTGGCAAAGGAAATTCACCTTGGGGAAGAAAAAGCCCACGGAGAAAGCATCCACAGTATCACCAAACCGCCTCCTAAACAGCGCCGCTCCAGGCAACTGCAAGAGATCGGCCGCCAAAGCTCTTCTGACAGTGGGATAGCTACTGGGAGTCACTCTTCGTACTCTGGAAGCTTCTCTTCATATGCTGGGAGCCTGGACATTAGCCAGGGGGATGAATTTGGATCACTTCTGAGCCTGCCGCTGCACCTTCCTCCAGACCAGAGTGTGTGTACTTGCCCACTTGGCGAGCATCCAAGGAGCTCTAGCTTGGAGTACCAGGTTCCCAGCTCTCTTAGACATGCCTATGACACTCCCAGAAGTTTGCTACAGGTAGCTGCTAAAGATGTGCAGGCCTCAAGTGCAGATTCCATCCCACCCAAGGACCAGGTAGCTCAAGGAACTGGAGACCTGAAGCTGCAGACCCCACATCAACATGAACAAACTACTTCCAAGGCAAGCCAGGAAGCCTTTTTTGTGGCAAGCATGAAAGACTCGGGTCCTGAGGCAAGCGTGGATTTTGCCTCAAGGTGGTCCCATCTGAGGCCGCAGGAGCAGGCCTTGGACTCCAGGAGCGCTGAGATGGGGTCGGCCAGGGCCGTTTCCAGTAGTGCTTGTGAAATCTGTAGCTCTCCCCCGGGGATCGTGCAGCCGCTCTTTTCGTCCTGCCCAGTCTGCGGTGGGCTGAAGGTAAATGCCTGGGCTGTGGGCATCCTGTTTTCAGTCTTCCCTTGATCTTGCCTGGCGCCTTGCCTTGTGCTTAGGACAATGGATTGTCACAGGCTGTGAAATGCTAACAGAACGAGGCACTGGTTTCTTCAAAAATAGTTGAAAATCTGTTGTACCTTTTATGGAAGTAAGGGCCATTCTGAATCGACCTGCTTCAGAAGAAAATTCCTTCTAActatcacatttttaaatttaataatgCTGATACCACCaggaattaattaatattaataacatCATAGATATTTAGATTTGGAAATGAATAGATTCCTTTAAAATCTGGATTAGTGGTTTTCAGTGTTCTGACAGTGAATATTCTACTTGGCATACACTGAAGCTGATTTCTCCTATCACTGTGAAAATTGGCATGGAGTGTCTGTGGTGAGGGACATAAATCTGATCACCTGTGAAAAATCCCTTCACTGGAAAATGATTGAGTTTTACAGTGATATCTGAGGTTTCCATGTTTGCAGGAGTTTCTTGGGGGGGTGTCCTCTCAAACCATACTTTAACATGATCATTTTGTTGGTTTAAATCTAAATAAGGCAAGTGTCTTGGAGGGGGCCTTTATATTCCTACAGTT from the Paroedura picta isolate Pp20150507F chromosome 10, Ppicta_v3.0, whole genome shotgun sequence genome contains:
- the DOK7 gene encoding protein Dok-7 isoform X4 — encoded protein: MTEAAAAAVLVAEGPLKWRDGRKWKSRWAVLRKPSPVADCLLLLVFKDRSERLKGLKERSSITLEDICGLDPGLCYEGLNHTLAIICLTQVVMLSFENKETMQAWDVRIRYSLGEVHRFHVVVAPGTKLESGPATLHFCNDILVLVKDVPPIIMGQWKLSDLRRYGAVPNGFVFEGGTRCGFWAGVFFLSCIDGEKISFLFDCIVHGISPMKGPFGLRPLLPDPSASHNSTEGRVAHEALQLEKRLSLLSHTSHRGSGGDDRSLSSSSSDTSHSDASVGSRLTIWPDHSSASTSQESHGLAVAKEIHLGEEKAHGESIHSITKPPPKQRRSRQLQEIGRQSSSDSGIATGSHSSYSGSFSSYAGSLDISQGDEFGSLLSLPLHLPPDQSVCTCPLGEHPRSSSLEYQVPSSLRHAYDTPRSLLQVAAKDVQASSADSIPPKDQVAQGTGDLKLQTPHQHEQTTSKASQEAFFVASMKDSGPEASVDFASRWSHLRPQEQALDSRSAEMGSARAVSSSACEICSSPPGIVQPLFSSCPVCGGLKV